Proteins found in one Neomonachus schauinslandi chromosome 1, ASM220157v2, whole genome shotgun sequence genomic segment:
- the OTOL1 gene encoding otolin-1, whose product MWMFSWLCAILIILAIAGMDTVAKTTPHTKFTKKSEGKEMPKGLKPSSGPAPEEEEIPFMEVAEMAEPTLSPLALESAFGAATLFPFENFTLDTADFFLNCCDCCSFVPGQKGEPGETGKPGLKGEAGDMGIPGPPGIVGPQGPKGQKGEKGLKGERGDQGTSGVPGYPGKPGDPGGLGPKGDGGNIGPAGVKGQKGSKGDTCANGTHGDKGDQGAVGSPGLNGEPGAKGEKGEMGDKGYGGESGERGRKGEKGAEGLKGEKGSKGDTGTEGKGGPDGPPGAPGDPGVKGEKGELGPPGLVGPAGPKGELGSQGIRGPVGKKGSRGLRGSKGEVARVQRSAFSAALSKPFPPPNIPIKFDKVLYNDQGNYSPITGKFNCSIPGAYVFSYHVTVRGRPAHISLVAWNRKRFKSRETLYGHEIDQASFLIILKLNAGDQVWLEVSKDWNGVYVSPEDDSIFTGFLLYPEENSGISP is encoded by the exons ATGTGGATGTTTTCTTGGCTttgtgccattttaattattttggcgATCGCTGGTATGGACACAGTAGCAAAGACCACACCACATACCAAATTTACGAAGAAATCTGAGGGAAAAGAGATGCCGAAGGGTCTCAAGCCGTCCAGTGGCCCAgctccagaagaagaggaaattccTTTCATGGAAGTGGCTGAAATGGCAGAACCGACCCTAAGCCCCCTTGCCCTAGAGTCTGCCTTTGGTGCTGCCACTCTCTTCCCCTTTGAAAACTTCACTCTTGACACGGCCGATTTCTTTTTGAACTGCTGTGATTGTTGTTCATTTGTACCAGGGCAAAAAGGAGAACCCGGAGAGACTGGAAAGCCAG GTCTTAAGGGAGAGGCTGGTGATATGGGGATCCCAGGGCCACCAGGAATTGTCGGACCCCAAGGTCCAAAAGGCCAAAAAGGAGAGAAGG GATTAAAAGGAGAACGTGGGGACCAAGGAACAAGTGGAGTTCCAGGATACCCAGGAAAACCTGGAGACCCAG GTGGCCTTGGTCCTAAGGGGGATGGAGGAAACATCGGACCGGCCGGAGTGAAAGGACAAAAAGGCTCCAAGGGGGACACGTGTGCAAATGGTACCCACGGAGATAAAGGAGACCAGGGGGCTGTGGGCTCACCAGGCTTGAATGGAGAGCCTGGGGCCAAGGGGGAGAAGGGCGAGATGGGGGATAAGGGCTACGGCGGAGAGTCTGGGGAGAGGGGacgaaaaggagaaaaaggggcGGAGGgtctgaaaggagaaaaaggtagCAAAGGAGATACTGGAACGGAAGGCAAAGGTGGCCCAGACGGCCCGCCCGGGGCCCCAGGGGATCCAGGCgttaaaggagaaaagggagagttAGGTCCCCCTGGCCTTGTGGGACCTGCAGGGCCAAAAGGTGAGCTTGGGAGCCAAGGAATCCGGGGACCTGTTGGCAAGAAGGGCTCTCGGGGCCTCAGAGGCTCCAAGGGGGAGGTAGCCAGAGTGCAGCGGTCGGCTTTCAGTGCTGCTTTATCAAagcctttccctcctcccaacaTCCCTATCAAATTTGACAAGGTTCTCTACAATGACCAAGGGAATTACAGCCCCATCACCGGCAAATTCAACTGTAGTATTCCTGGGGCATATGTTTTCTCCTACCACGTCACTGTGAGGGGCCGACCCGCTCACATCAGCCTGGTGGCCTGGAACAGGAAGAGGTTCAAATCCAGAGAAACGCTCTATGGTCATGAAATAGACCAGGCCTCTTTCCTCATCATCCTGAAATTAAATGCAGGGGACCAAGTCTGGCTGGAAGTTTCAAAAGATTGGAACGGGGTATATGTCAGCCCTGAGGATGACAGCATTTTTACCGGGTTCCTTTTGTACCCAGAGGAAAATTCTGGAATTTCACCATAA